One Kazachstania africana CBS 2517 chromosome 9, complete genome genomic region harbors:
- the HAP1 gene encoding Hap1p (similar to Saccharomyces cerevisiae HAP1 (YLR256W); ancestral locus Anc_1.380): MDIQTSSSMQNIINNNNGNNRKPITKQKRKRNRIPLSCTICRKRKVKCDKIRPHCNQCTKTGVAHLCHYMEQSWAEEAEKELSKENEIKNLKERIKHLEKSLLKVSSNLNTPENISNTMSPLSNHSTVENLSSSANNNYKDKYDADELDLTKQFDMLHIKNNGTIHLGATHWLAIMKGDPYLKLLWSQIFSIREKVNEWYSKKTVLNRNKLVINSKNHHNKGTQQYTPNNNNNMNFTEAGLLAPHPLPVGSDGDIRKCPVAHRMRPDESLIAPHPLPVGSDGDIRKCPVAHNMKQEETLIAPHPLPVGSDGDIRKCPVAHKMRPEETLIAPHPLPVGSDGNIAKCPVAHKMNSEYPVIKKEEQISLKENISTDTSFSSSLTTDQIVKEIASMLPPKNIIFTFVDKFFKHIYPIVPIIDEHNFKSHLNKIILQDIRDSSKVNLNLRKASDNCLLGIMIIILRLTWLSLPPNRCNINLNNSSPDFINSLLISSNAATSASNSNMKDDNILIKFETSVEALNLTKDYLIKFDKISSVSNNNINLTTIQFAIFYKIYMLNAPNSSTEPNTRAQDNDSNQILLSSIIQMAFSCGLHRDPDNFPQLNVVSSSTSLKQQNEEEMQRENQISTERFKHTWRKVWFYIVHLDVNQSLAMGSPRLLRNLKDFSDTKLPSASKIDYVRDIKELIIIKNYSLFWQIDLVIVAVLNHILNILVAKNVRKFELDSLIKSLTDLTFTRKNISEVINDLINKGLLSASEGSINYQEYTDESYTLPNFQEILSNGNAVINAEEKKFELPHESTTKAILFTKHLSLRMLLFTLNYILFTHYEPMASQDSGTIPITKEYAQQSLNFAIDGFRNCLIFFNNIRKDLTATSTIFDYVNILLAPQVLDVGHRSLQFLVCLTLRCKLGPIMGVKESLFSGNDESDNDSINSEVTNNSVTITTIDNDELNENLLNDINLDNVNEGQLSETLIARMKIFLKLTKQIAVKYPYAHNTSRSVGFFITLLNKSSKKTVGDFSWRPQKISGFFKNAPSFVSADKDQLNKCPVYQDALGFMLPKMKPSTPQSTQLPPIRNSYKPITYTNSNIRKLEEQETNQELKKRKVDNEVERSNTTTPLPPLQSTIFSNVNEPMVNMMNDDLTNPNFNDLFDPNRIMEAITEFNPSIDMNEFDGFLNNSNNNNNGYNNNDSPNINNDVSRATTINSNGMNKNGNDGVELNIFVPKLEDGLTDFQDFTIWD; this comes from the coding sequence ATGGACATTCAGACGTCTTCTTCTATGCAGaatatcattaataataataatggtaacAACCGTAAACCTATCACCAAACAGAAACGTAAACGTAATAGAATCCCACTGAGTTGTACTATATGTCGGAAGAGGAAAGTCAAGTGTGATAAGATTAGACCTCATTGTAACCAATGTACCAAGACAGGGGTGGCTCATTTGTGTCATTATATGGAACAAAGTTGGGCagaagaagctgaaaagGAACTTTCTAAAGAGAATGAAATtaagaatttgaaagaaagaatcaaaCATTTAGAAAAGAGTCTTTTAAAAGTATCGTCAAACTTAAATACTCCggaaaatatttcaaatacaaTGAGTCCCCTCAGTAACCATTCTACCGtggaaaatttatcttcttctgccAATAATAATTACAAAGATAAATATGATGCCGATGAATTGGATTTGACAAAGCAATTCGATATGTTACATATCAAAAACAATGGAACCATTCATTTGGGTGCCACTCATTGGCTCGCTATTATGAAAGGTGACCCATATTTAAAGCTTCTTTGGAGTCAAATCTTCAGTATAAGAGAAAAAGTAAACGAATGGTATTCCAAAAAAACTGTTTTGAATAGAAATAAACTTGTTATCAACTCAAAAAACCATCACAATAAAGGTACACAACAGTATACTCCgaataataacaataatatgAATTTCACAGAAGCTGGCCTACTGGCTCCACATCCTTTACCTGTCGGTAGCGATGGTGACATTAGAAAGTGTCCTGTTGCACACAGAATGAGACCAGATGAATCATTAATCGCTCCACATCCTCTACCGGTTGGTAGTGACGGGGATATAAGAAAATGTCCAGTGGCTCATAATATGAAACAAGAGGAAACTCTGATTGCTCCTCATCCTTTACCAGTGGGGAGTGATGGTGACATAAGAAAATGCCCCGTGGCACACAAAATGAGACCTGAAGAAACATTGATTGCACCACATCCTTTACCTGTCGGTAGCGACGGTAATATAGCAAAATGTCCAGTAGCTCATAAGATGAACTCGGAATATCCAGTAATTAAAAAGGAAGAACAGATCTCATTAAaggaaaatatttcaactgacacttcattttcttcatcactaACTACTGACCAAATTGTTAAAGAAATTGCATCAATGTTACCACcgaaaaatattattttcactTTTGTAGATAAGTTCTTCAAACACATTTATCCAATCGTCCCAATTATCGATGAACACAATTTTAAAAGCcatttaaataaaattatactTCAGGACATAAGGGATTCAAGTAAAGtcaatttaaatttaaGAAAGGCCTCCGATAACTGTCTGTTGGGTATCATGATCATTATTCTTAGATTAACATGGTTATCTTTACCTCCCAACAGATGTAAcatcaatttgaataattcttctccggattttatcaattctttGTTAATATCAAGCAATGCAGCAACATCAGCTTCgaattcaaatatgaaagATGATAATATCTTAATTAAATTCGAAACTTCCGTAGAAGCATTAAATTTAACAAAGGACTATCTGATAAAATTTGACAAGATTTCATCGGTTTCAAACAATAACATTAATCTAACAACTATCCAATTCGCCAtcttttataaaatttacaTGTTAAATGCACCAAACTCTTCAACCGAACCAAATACTAGAGCACAAGATAATGACTCTAACCAAATATTACTCTCATCGATTATTCAAATGGCCTTCAGTTGTGGTTTACATAGAGATCCTGACAATTTCCCACAATTAAACGTTGTATCATCGTCAACTTCGttaaaacaacaaaatgaagaagaaatgcaaagagaaaatcaaattagTACAGAGAGATTCAAACACACTTGGAGAAAAGTATGGTTTTATATTGTTCATTTGGATGTCAACCAATCCTTGGCAATGGGATCGCCAAGACTATTAAGAAATCTGAAAGATTTCAGTGACACAAAACTACCTTCTGCTTCCAAGATTGATTATGTTCGtgatattaaagaattaatcataattaaaaattattcaCTATTCTGGCAAATTGACTTGGTTATTGTTGCTGTTTTGAaccatattttgaatattcttGTTGCGAAAAATGTCAGAAAATTTGAGTTGGATTCATTAATCAAGTCATTGACTGATTTGACTTTTACTCGTAAAAATATTAGTGAAGTCATCAATGATCTAATTAACAAAGGTCTTTTGTCAGCTTCCGAAGGATCTATTAATTATCAAGAATATACGGATGAAAGCTATACGTTGCCGAATTTCCAAGAAATCCTATCAAATGGTAATGCGGTAATTAAtgctgaagaaaagaaatttgaactACCTCACGAATCAACTACGAAGGCTATTCTATTTACAAAACATCTTTCTTTAAGAATGTTATTGTTTACATTGAATTACATTCTATTTACACATTACGAGCCTATGGCTAGTCAAGATAGTGGAACAATACCTATTACAAAAGAGTATGCTCAACAAAGTCTAAATTTTGCCATCGATGGTTTCAGAAAttgtttaattttcttcaataatattagaAAGGATTTGACTGCCACATCCACTATATTTGACTATGTTAACATCTTATTGGCACCACAAGTACTAGATGTTGGTCATCGCTCTTTACAATTTCTGGTTTGCTTAACTTTACGTTGTAAGCTGGGTCCAATTATGGGCGTAAAAGAGAGCTTATTTTCTGGTAACGACGAATCTGATAATGATTCCATTAATAGTGAAGTCACGAATAATTCTGTCACTATAACAACCAtagataatgatgaattgaatgaaaacttattgaatgatattaaTCTTGATAATGTTAACGAAGGTCAGTTGAGTGAGACATTGATTGCTAGAATGAAGATTTTCTTAAAACTGACAAAACAAATCGCTGTAAAATATCCATATGCACACAATACTTCAAGGTCTGTTGGTTTTTTCATCACTTTACTGAATAAAAGTTCAAAGAAGACGGTAGGTGACTTCAGTTGGAGGCCTCAAAAGATATCaggatttttcaaaaatgccCCTTCATTTGTGTCAGCAGATAAGGATCAATTGAATAAGTGCCCAGTGTATCAAGATGCCTTAGGTTTCATGTTGCCAAAAATGAAACCTTCTACACCACAATCTACTCAATTACCTCCTATTAGGAATTCGTATAAACCTATTACTTACACTAATAGCAATATAAGGAAAttagaagaacaagaaacaAATCAAGAATTAAAGAAGAGGAAAGTAGATAATGAGGTTGAAAGGTCCAATACAACGACGCCATTACCACCTTTACAATCTACGATTTTCAGTAATGTGAACGAGCCAATGGTGAATATGATGAATGACGATTTAACGAATCCAAACTTTAACGATTTATTTGATCCAAATAGGATAATGGAAGCCATAACCGAATTCAATCCGTCAATCGATATGAACGAATTTGATGGGTTCTTAAAtaacagtaataataataacaatggTTACAATAACAATGATAGtccaaatataaataatgaCGTAAGCCGGGCAACTACTATCAATAGTAACGGAATGAACAAAAACGGTAATGACGGTGTAGAACTAAATATATTCGTTCCTAAATTGGAAGACGGATTAACtgattttcaagattttacAATTTGGGATTAA
- the NDL1 gene encoding Ndl1p (similar to Saccharomyces cerevisiae NDL1 (YLR254C); ancestral locus Anc_1.382) yields the protein MGSNEGITSLETALDVIRSLESRLEELNDISRKYEMEMESMVDNLTQELQETIASNSTLSQKVVDMEIRVDDLENDKNFLSNKNEILKLENDKLLESNILLNHEIHDLKQKFDHLQSTENQHLIPKRKCKPIKVSTNANTLSLQSMSQNSTVADLKLSKSTVISTTMPKG from the coding sequence ATGGGTTCAAATGAAGGTATAACTAGCCTGGAGACGGCTCTTGACGTGATACGGTCGCTGGAGTCGCGTCTGGAGGAACTCAATGATATCAGTAGGAAGTACGAAATGGAAATGGAATCTATGGTCGATAATTTGACCCAAGAGTTACAAGAGACCATTGCTTCTAATAGCACTCTGTCTCAAAAAGTCGTTGATATGGAAATTAGAGTAGACGATCTCGaaaatgacaaaaattTCCTGTCAAACAAGAATGAAATTctaaaattagaaaatgacaaattATTAGAATCAAATATACTATTGAATCATGAAATTCATGACTTGAAACAGAAATTCGATCATTTGCAATCCACAGAAAATCAGCATCTCATACCTAAGAGGAAATGCAAGCCGATTAAAGTCTCCACTAACGCAAACACCCTTTCTCTACAGTCCATGAGTCAAAACAGCACCGTTGCtgatttaaaattatctaAATCCACTGTAATTTCAACAACTATGCCAAAAGGATAG
- the CQD2 gene encoding Cqd2p (similar to Saccharomyces cerevisiae YLR253W; ancestral locus Anc_1.383), translating to MNAHEKHVKGMVVNLFPRILFRTYAKHHPTRSSVFRTNTRKLLIAGSTVTFTIILYNTNEKFHDSIRHASLTTKRVSVVGQATLRCIYHYKKVLNKKFKDQDLRTIELNKTHKRCALITLHALERNGGVFIKLGQHIGAMSYMLPKQWTETMTPLQDKCPESKFEDINQMFIDDLGVGINQLFSQFNKVPIGVASLAQVYTGEMRNSGEKVAIKCQHPELKEFVPLDVWLTKTVFSLLNVVFPEYPLKWLSDELQSSIYNELDFRQEAKNAKRTSEYFKDFTKLTALRIPRVIRSDSRILIMEYIGGKRLDDLNYMDSHGISRSEVSSCLSHIFNNMIFTPGVGLHCDPHGGNLAIRRCEKTKERPYNFEIILYDHGLYRYPETQMRRDYAKFWLALLDQDEVSMRKYAKKFAKITDKQFPLFAAAVTGRSIDIALHYDISKRRGQDEVRTMTMGLLEGTFLSDIMNILSRIPRIVLLILKTNDLTRFLDETLDNPLGPERTFLIMTQYCAKTVYDEKCEINDSQCTGLTWVWHKCVNWINFQRRKDQLYLYDFILWWRSFVFGLFRYI from the coding sequence ATGAATGCTCATGAGAAACATGTTAAAGGAATGGTAGTGAACTTATTTCCTAGAATACTTTTTCGTACCTATGCAAAACACCATCCTACACGATCGTCAGTTTTTAGAACTAATACAAGGAAACTTTTGATTGCAGGATCTACGGTAACTTTTACCATAATTTTGTATAATACAAATGAGAAATTCCACGACTCGATACGGCATGCTTCTCTGACTACAAAGAGGGTTAGTGTCGTTGGGCAGGCTACGCTGAGATGTATATATCATTATAAGAAGGttttaaacaaaaaattcaaggaTCAAGATTTGCGAACTATTGAGTTAAATAAGACTCATAAACGGTGTGCTTTAATTACGTTACATGcattagaaagaaatgGTGGCGTCTTTATTAAATTGGGCCAACATATTGGTGCCATGTCTTATATGCTACCCAAACAATGGACCGAAACGATGACTCCATTGCAGGATAAATGCCCCGAATCTAAATTTGAGGATATAAACCAAATGttcattgatgatttaGGTGTTGGAATAAATCAACTTTTCTCTCAATTTAACAAAGTGCCTATAGGTGTTGCATCATTGGCACAGGTTTATACGGGAGAAATGCGTAACAGTGGTGAGAAAGTTGCAATTAAATGTCAGCATccagaattgaaagagttTGTACCTTTAGATGTATGGTTGACCAAGACAGTTTTCAGTCTGTTAAATGTTGTATTCCCTGAATATCCATTGAAGTGGTTGAGTGATGAACTGCAATCTTCCATTTATAACGAATTGGATTTTAGACAGGAAGCCAAGAATGCAAAAAGAACGtctgaatattttaaagattttaCGAAATTGACAGCATTGAGAATACCTCGCGTGATTAGATCTGACAGTAGAATTCTTATTATGGAGTACATTGGTGGTAAAAGATTAGATGATTTGAATTATATGGATTCTCATGGTATATCCAGATCAGAAGTATCGTCATGTTTATctcatattttcaataacatGATCTTTACACCTGGTGTAGGATTGCATTGTGATCCGCATGGTGGTAATTTAGCCATTCGTAGATGTGAAAAGACAAAAGAGAGGCcttataattttgaaattatattGTATGATCATGGATTATATAGGTATCCTGAAACGCAAATGAGAAGAGACTATGCGAAATTTTGGCTGGCATTATTGGATCAAGATGAAGTTAGTATGAGGAAATATGCTAAGAAATTTGCCAAGATAACAGATAAACAATTTCCATTGTTTGCAGCGGCAGTGACAGGGCGTAGTATTGATATTGCATTGCATTATGATATTTCCAAGCGAAGAGGACAAGACGAAGTGAGGACGATGACTATGGGATTATTGGAAGGAACATTTCTGAGTGACATAATGAACATATTGAGTAGAATTCCTCGAATTGTtctattaattttgaagacCAATGATCTAACGAGATTTCTTGACGAAACGTTGGATAATCCATTGGGACCAGAGAGAACTTTTCTGATAATGACTCAGTACTGTGCTAAAACAGTTTACGACGAAAAATGTGAAATAAATGATAGTCAATGCACAGGACTTACATGGGTGTGGCATAAATGTGTCAATTGGATAAATTTCCAAAGACGTAAAGACCAATTGTACCTGTACGATTTCATACTGTGGTGGAGATCATTTGTTTTTGGGTTGTTTAGATACATTTGA
- the TAG1 gene encoding Tag1p (similar to Saccharomyces cerevisiae YLR173W; ancestral locus Anc_1.386), whose amino-acid sequence MSGEEDLETQPLLPHDERVDTREIPTEQNGRPYYKIVSAVITLLMLLISVIKLHNSAPSMEELQNDIMTMSDVTVNNVHVDGWKSGKDSGLNYDGGKFLQLTTSVDLTLNYDLLSKERSKWYHFMGEEVARSLCFKANNVTLYNTDPVQDDIYRLGSLVINKPFCIDLSNGTQNRLEVVALVEPNMKNVVRIVRKLWGKKYDQVNLWSVSDISILKDLKIGNLQIGSFRNLKIDLNEFFRFEQLSNFLGETFTEIENQFTVKEVQMQDLDKGFGIDVTSEQIDFSFLPIWDWIELPKNTLIPSLSWKPKLANCLNDYTIEIPSLNCSSENFQFSKMIQPKVAGNLVGPLPDELLSHVCWSDEENTVTPLTKLLNSLFNETERLTFQMKGEAIESTKYHQSLIPSDLLNSALDELSYFTIAPNVSFNISTLLREFNINDLRLKWLNGYQRLQLLGTIQGILDLSFYKTTEERFYVNNIKGELELFHRDNKFLEIPMKVWTNSTSRMFLDAETNNTMMELIFDINDSNLKVIDKLELSRTFNEILFYGETKVTFDSTLDIVIDSLLGEIVITGLKTSGSTVVH is encoded by the coding sequence ATGTCTGGTGAAGAAGATCTTGAGACGCAGCCATTACTGCCACATGATGAGAGGGTGGATACGAGGGAGATTCCTACTGAGCAGAATGGGAGACCTTATTATAAGATTGTTAGTGCGGTGATTACTCTGCTGATGCTTCTTATATCTGTAATCAAGCTACATAACAGCGCTCCGTCTATGGAGGAGCTGCAAAACGATATAATGACCATGTCAGATGTGACTGTCAACAACGTGCATGTTGATGGGTGGAAAAGCGGCAAGGATAGCGGGTTGAATTATGATGGCGGCAAATTTCTGCAATTGACCACATCGGTAGATTTGACACTGAATTACGACTTACTGTCAAAAGAGAGAAGTAAGTGGTACCATTTTATGGGCGAAGAAGTCGCTCGTTCTCTCTGTTTCAAAGCTAATAATGTCACCTTGTACAACACGGATCCGGTACAAGACGATATTTATCGTCTGGGGAGTTTGGTCATCAATAAACCTTTCTGTATTGACCTAAGCAACGGCACACAGAACCGGCTGGAGGTAGTCGCCCTTGTAGAACCCAACATGAAGAATGTGGTACGTATTGTGAGAAAACTTTGGGGAAAAAAATACGATCAAGTTAATCTGTGGTCTGTTTCGGATATATCAAtcttaaaagatttgaagattgGTAATTTACAAATTGGAAGCTTCCGCAActtaaaaattgatttaaatgaattttttcgaTTTGAACAACTTAGCAATTTTTTAGGTGAAACTTTtactgaaattgaaaatcaattcaCGGTGAAAGAAGTACAAATGCAAGATCTAGATAAGGGGTTTGGCATTGATGTCACAAGTGAGCAAATTGATTTCAGTTTTTTACCTATATGGGACTGGATTGAATTACCAAAAAACACGCTGATACCTTCACTTAGTTGGAAACCAAAACTTGCCAATTGTTTGAATGATTACACCATAGAGATTCCTTCATTAAATTGTTCcagtgaaaattttcagttttctAAAATGATTCAACCAAAAGTAGCCGGCAACTTGGTTGGTCCATTACCGgatgaattattatctCATGTATGTTGGTCTGATGAAGAGAATACAGTGACACCATTAAccaaattattaaattctttatttaatgaaacTGAAAGATTGacttttcaaatgaaagGTGAAGCTATTGAAAGCACTAAATACCATCAGTCATTAATTCCAAGTGATTTACTCAATTCTGCATTAGACGAATTGTCATATTTTACTATTGCACCAAATGTCTCGTTCAATATATCTACTTTATTGCGGGAATTTAATATAAATGATTTGAGATTGAAATGGCTAAATGGCTACCAAAGATTACAGTTGCTCGGAACCATCCAAGGAATTCttgatttatctttttaCAAAACCACTGAAGAACGATTCTATGTGAATAATATAAAAGGTGAATTAGAACTTTTTCATCGTGAtaacaaatttttagaGATTCCAATGAAAGTTTGGACCAATTCCACATCTAGAATGTTTCTGGATGCAGAAACAAATAATACCATGATGGAgttaatatttgatattaacGATAGTAATTTAAAAGTCATAGACAAGTTGGAGTTAAGTAGaactttcaatgaaattctCTTTTATGGCGAAACCAAAGTTACATTTGATAGCACATTAGACATCGTAATAGATAGTCTATTAGGTGAGATCGTAATCACAGGCTTGAAGACTAGTGGTAGTACGGTagttcattga
- the DPH5 gene encoding diphthine synthase (similar to Saccharomyces cerevisiae DPH5 (YLR172C); ancestral locus Anc_1.387) produces MLYLVGLGLSYKSDITVRGLEAVRKCSRVYLEHYTSILMAASQEELEEYYGKEIILADREMVETGSDKILHNAENEDVAFLVVGDPFGATTHTDLVLRAKHSNIPVEIIHNASVMNAAGSCGLQLYNFGQTVSMVFFTDNWRPDSWYDKIWENRKIGLHTLVLLDIKVKEQSIENMARGRLIYEPPRYMSISQCCEQLLEVEENRGTKAYTPDTPAVAISRLGSGSQSFKVGTIKELSEYDAGEPLHSLVILGRQCHDLELEYLLEFTDNREKFTNDVRADQEYFKPAPWVPPTEPADE; encoded by the coding sequence ATGTTGTATTTAGTCGGGTTAGGTCTTTCATACAAGTCAGACATCACTGTTCGTGGTCTTGAAGCAGTTAGAAAATGTTCTAGAGTGTATTTGGAACATTACACGAGTATTCTTATGGCCGCTTCTCAGGAAGAGTTGGAAGAATACTATGGTAAAGAAATCATATTGGCTGACAGAGAAATGGTAGAGACAGGGTCTGATAAGATCCTTCACAATGCAGAAAACGAGGATGTTGCATTCTTAGTCGTTGGCGATCCATTTGGTGCTACTACACATACAGATTTGGTATTAAGAGCCAAGCATTCAAATATCCCGGTCGAGATCATCCACAACGCTTCTGTGATGAATGCCGCTGGTTCATGTGGTCTACAATTGTACAATTTTGGTCAAACTGTCTCAATGGTGTTTTTCACCGACAATTGGAGGCCTGATTCTTGGTATGACAAGATTTGGGAAAACAGAAAGATTGGCCTCCACACCTTAGTTCTCTTGGATATCAAAGTCAAGGAACAAAGTATCGAGAACATGGCTCGTGGCAGATTGATCTACGAACCACCACGCTACATGTCAATCTCCCAATGTTGTGAACAATTACtagaagttgaagaaaatagagGCACCAAGGCCTACACTCCAGATACACCTGCCGTGGCCATCAGCAGACTTGGTTCAGGCTCAcaatctttcaaagttgGTACCATCAAGGAACTCTCCGAATATGACGCTGGTGAACCATTACACTCTCTAGTTATTCTAGGTAGACAATGTCACGATTTGGAGTTAGAATATCTCTTGGAATTCACCGACAACAGGGAGAAATTCACCAACGACGTTCGTGCTGATCAAGAGTACTTCAAGCCTGCTCCATGGGTCCCACCAACCGAGCCAGCTGATGAATAG
- the APS1 gene encoding Aps1p (similar to Saccharomyces cerevisiae APS1 (YLR170C); ancestral locus Anc_1.388): MSHLKYMLLVSRQGKVRLMKWYAPLSSKAKNKIMSDLTSLVLSRKPKMCNIIDYSDHKVVYRRYASLYFICGISSDIDNELLTLEIIHRYVETMDTYFGNVCELDIIFNFSKAYDILNEMIMCDGSIAETSKKDILTNVSMMDSIENNDNLDRVLS; the protein is encoded by the coding sequence ATGTCACATTTGAAATACATGTTGCTGGTTTCCAGACAAGGAAAAGTAAGATTAATGAAATGGTATGCACCTTTAAGTTCCAAGGctaaaaacaaaataatgagTGATTTGACCTCGTTGGTGTTGTCTCGTAAACCAAAAATGTGTAATATTATAGATTACAGTGATCATAAAGTAGTCTACAGAAGATATGCAAGTTTGTATTTCATATGCGGTATAAGTAGTGATATTGACAACGAGCTTTTAACCCTAGAAATTATTCATAGATATGTTGAAACAATGGACACCTATTTTGGTAACGTTTGTGAATtagatatcattttcaatttttccaaagCATATGATATCTTGAATGAGATGATAATGTGTGATGGGTCAATAGCTGAAACGAGTAAAAAAGACATTCTTACCAACGTTAGTATGATggattcaattgaaaataatgataatttagATAGAGTTCTAAgttga